The following are encoded together in the Vanrija pseudolonga chromosome 7, complete sequence genome:
- the SPAC13F5.05 gene encoding Thioredoxin domain-containing protein, mitochondrial: protein MHFTTLVALVTAPLLVAAGMYREPAIELDAKTFKKVMAKEHASLVAFVAPWCGHCKNLAPEYTAAAASLSPLIPFYYVDCDQAQNKGLCGELGIQGFPTIKVFPRANKSAPRDYNGQRQRGDLIEYAKLLIPDRVRKLRATADDVDSVLDKFLVEKPALPHALLIHPSAPSIPFLWKVLAARLQSQAVLGYIRDTPKHSVLSAVDVYDANDSGDTARVVFWEAGETGKTKVVQYDGALKFNALLEWLESVVDGNAPPAQEKPKESKKAKKSDKSEEAEKSEDSEPAKASADAAAEAEAEKERRAKRQAKLDEAERRDQARRAKLAAKKAAEAAAADEGTPVEEAPPAEPEDVTGKEEEQLVVPVEEPETVSKKTASTEDVEGTPVDAAAAEPEEAAEDEERSVHDEL, encoded by the exons ATGCACTTCACCACCCTAGTGGCACTGGTCACCGCACCCCTGCTGGTGGCAGCGGGCATGTACCGCGAGCCAgccatcgagctcgacgcaAAGACCTTCAAGAAAGTCATGGCCAAAGAGCACGCGTCG TTGGTGGCTTTCGTTGCCCCTTG GTGTGGACACTGCAAGAATCTCGCGCCCGAatacaccgccgccgctgcctctcTGTCCCCCCTCATCCCCTTCTACTACGTCGACTGTGACCAGGCTCAGAACAAGGGGCTGTGCGGAGAGCTCGGCATCCAAGGATTCCCGACCATCAAGGTATTCCCCCGCGCGAACAAGAGTGCCCCGCGCGACTACAATGGTCAACGTCAGCGGGGTGACCTGATCGAGTACGCAAAGCTTCTGATCCCCGATCGCGTCCGCAAACTCCgggccaccgccgacgacgtcgattCGGTTCTGGACAAGTTcctggtcgag AAGCCGGCGCTGCCCCATGCTCTGCTAATCcacccctcggcgccgtcgatTCCATTCCTGTGGAAGGTGCTCGCGGCCCGCCTCCAGAGCCAG GCCGTTCTCGGTTACATCCGAGACACTCCCAAGCACAGCGTCTTGTCTGCTGTTGATGTGTACGACGCGAACGACTCGGGTGACACTGCCCGTGTCGTCTTCTGGGAGGCTGGAGAGACTGGCAAGACCAAGGTGGTCCAGTACGATG GCGCCCTAAAGTTCAACGCACTTCTCGAGTGGCTGGAGTCGGTCGTTGACGGCAATGCCCCACCAGCTCAGGAGAAGCCCAAGGAGAGCAAGAAGGCAAAGAAGTCGGACAAGTCTGAGGAGGCTGAGAAGTCTGAGGACAGCGAGCCCGCCAAGGCCTcagccgacgctgccgccgaagccgaggctgagaaggagcgccgcgccaagcgccaggccaagctcgatgaggccgagcgccgcgaccagGCGCGCCGGGCCAAGCTCGCAGCgaagaaggctgccgaggctgcggctgctgacGAGGGCACtcccgtcgaggaggcgcctcctgccgagcccgaggatGTCACtggcaaggaggaggagcagcttGTTGTTCCCGTCGAGGAACCCGAGACTGTCAGCAAGAAGACAGCTTCTACtgaggacgtcgagggcacgccggttgacgccgccgctgccgagccggaggaggccgccgaggacgaggagcgctcGGTCCACGACGAGCTTTAA
- the FRS1 gene encoding Phenylalanine--tRNA ligase beta subunit: MPTISVDKADLYRRLEREYTTKEFDELCFDFGIELDEDTTEEVEAARKAGQETAAPQLKIEIPANRYDLLCIEGLARALRVFLEKEAPPAYTLAQPAQLIEAYVEPSTSPLRPLFAGAVLRLARPLNQLEYESFIDLQDKLHQNLCRQRRFVAIGTHDLDTIEGPFRYQCKDPHQIKFAPLNKDTVYTAAEMMPLYDQDRHLSKYLHIIRDAPGYPIIYDKQDRVLSMPPIINSQHSKIIPGKTKNIFIDTTATDQTKLDIVIMMVATMFSEYCKVPFQVEPVKVHLPDGKTIITPSVAPRKTTASHSYINAATGLDLTREQQAKLLTRMSLSARPSATDADVLDVDVPCTRPDILHECDIMEDLAIAYGYNNLPTALPRTSTVGKPLPINKLGDILRKECAQAGWTEALPYILCSHDENFGWLNRKDPGNYAISLANPKSVEFQVVRTSLIPGLLKTVRENKALPLPLKVFEVSDVAIQNPKQERGSENFRNLGAVYLDRKAGFEVVHGLLDRIMQILAVPFIERAESEAAYGYYIAEAEDETYLPGRAANVFYRPKPDAAPAKAEGGVLNTVAGALKAALPGASRDIKLGSLGILHPSVLGKFELTRPASVLELNVEPLL, encoded by the exons ATG CCGACTATCAGCGTCGACAAGGCGGACCTCTACCGCCGCCTGGAGCGCGAGTACA CCACCAAGGAGTTTGACGAGCTCTGTTTCGACTTTGGCatcgagctggacgaggac AcgaccgaggaggtcgaggccgcgcgcaaggccggcCAGGAGACGGCTGCCCCTCAGCTCAAGATTGAGATCCCTGCCAACCG CTACGACCTGCTCTGCATCGAGggcctcgcccgcgcgctccgcgttttcctcgagaaggaggcgccgccggcgtacACGCTCGCTCAGCCCGCCCAGCTGATCGAGGCCTACGTCGagccctcgacctcccccctccgccccctcttcgccggcgccgtcctccgcctcgctcgccccctCAACCAGCTCGAGTACGAGTCCTTCATCGACCTCCAGGACAAGCTCCACCAGAACCTCTGTCGCCAGCGCCGCTTTGTCGCCATCGGCACGCACGACCTGGACACGATCGAGGGCCCGTTCCG CTACCAGTGCAAGGACCCCCACCAGATCAAGTTCGCGCCGCTCAACAAGGACACGGTCTACACTGCTGCTGAGATGATGCCCCTCTACGACCAGGACAGGCATCTGAGCAAGTACCTGCACATCATCCGTGACGCACCCGGATACCCCATCATCTACGACAAGCAGGACCGCGTTCTGTCCATGCCGCCCATCATCAACTCGCAGC ACTCCAAGATCATCCCTGGCAAGACCAAGAACATCTTCATCGACACCACTGCCACCGACCAGACCAAGCTCGACATTGTCATCATGATGGTCGCCACCATGTTCTCCGAGTACTGCAAGGTGCCCTTCCAGGTTGAGCCCGTCAAGGTCCACCTCCCCGACGGCAAGACCATCATCACCCCCAGCGTCGCGCCCCGCAAGACGACTGCCTCGCACTCGTACATcaacgccgccaccggcctcgacctcacgcgcgagcagcaggccaAGCTCTTGACCCGCATGTCGCTCTCGGCTCGTCCCTcggccaccgacgccgatgtcctcgacgtcgacgtgcccTGCACCCGCCCTGACATTCTCCACGAGTGTGACATTATGGAGGACCTGGCCATTGCTTACGGCTACAACAACCTCCCCACTGCCCTTCCCCGGACGTCGACGGTCGGAAAGCCCCTCCCCATCAACAAGCTCGGTGACATCCTCCGCAAGGAGTGTGCCCAGGCTGGCTGGACCGAGGCGCTCCCCTACATTCTCTGCTCGCACGACGAGAACTTTGGCTGGCTTAACCGCAAGGACCCTGGCAACTacgccatctcgctcgccaaccCCAAGTCGGTCGAGTTCCAGGTTGTCCGAACGTCGCTCATCCCCGGTCTCCTCAAGACTGTCCGTGAGAACAAGGCTCTGCCCCTGCCCCTCAAGGTCTTCGAGGTGTCGGACGTTGCCATCCAGAACCCCAAGCAGGAGCGTGGTTCTGAAAACTTCCGCAACCTCGGTGCCGTCTACCTCGACCGCAAGGCCGGCTTCGAGGTTGTCCACGGTCTTCTGGACCGCATCATGCAGATCCTCGCCGTTCCCTTCATCGAGCGGGCAGAGAGCGAGGCCGCGTACGGCTACTAcattgccgaggccgaggacgagaccTACCTCCCCGGCCGTGCCGCCAACGTCTTCTACCGCCCCAAGCCTGACGCCGCacccgccaaggccgagggcggcgtgctcaACACTGTTGCTGGCGCCCTCAAGGCGGCCCTCCCCGGCGCGTCTCGCGACATCAAGCTCGGCTCGCTGGGTATCCTCCACCCATCTGTTCTGGGCAAGTTTGAGCTCACCCGCCCGGCCTCggtgctcgagctcaacgTCGAGCCCTTGTTGTAA
- the SPCC1450.12 gene encoding PX domain-containing protein: protein MATPNVAYEARKPKNRPERPLPPPPKEEADVALIDAFDSSQQYTSPPSPPSGPVTAPPPPPADDEVEHLDGGNGVEGTGDEAGANDASTAPKRVRPPVPKTTAAHLNPFHTTLPSSDLTPPTILTPLRAHYLKKTLVNQQIAHELGLITDPILGANALGLLGSPFVIPESAKQDVVARVGQAGGTGLEGGIDLPFLRYMFHQFLLPFPFLATAPPSFWSQKVQPFLSSFLATTGVAAHSTLTQEDQEIAESLMTKDEKKEAEDRRKMWNKVEKHLGLMIGVGVKLTSGEEVVRIGQSELRRIEEAQAARKRKWAEKHAHQETFTFDVNVVGVRVVSEKGRMRSKSHEEFIIRTQRTGHHDVFVSRRYGDFRRLAEELRVLFPDALLPNPPPKDKSSAAPPPPQAVQSYYSAYNPLRVIYGSSPMPSGTSTPSRTDGTSQALPDAPIPAAPLSREKNRLTLRAYIQSILAMPEIANAPIMRSFLLSSPTVLTPPEAADIQRRLEADAVREEGRRRFREEAERRVEALREGLAQFKGDVLTKEGGLKSVFEVVRRVELVEDLPPAEKSVLEWGRISLAATIFQIYVASDTASESLTSLKRLHGIMPYFVLKGILRISNPMAMIRGVLDLFLARPFGGQSLLQKMFSQSLTEDVRYLAEDIQAVQDKIDDPVLCEKIEQYVSAPFDIQEIYRQDAVAENTELLVVILRSAETPILSRPQIQRVARASKAYKEYKSWQADLSDSDDDEGPDNDDAWLFEDLNILMKLMMRKKEKEALVALIFEGVTAELLKDIITIFYSPLATVYKAASIADSLGDLQAFINDMIKTVDQVEELSAEDPQRTVQTFIDLVQRHEQSFYSFVHNVHSKGQGLFDALMSWIELFLSYAQKGLPQQLDLEVLLPHSGPERVAILKEVDEVAQYHYKLKVAHEEKIRRRFQGGGAGDQQSAEEAALVNSVLQSLSLAESTVGSAGEIAMEEEEENWDEDDEDDDTIDDTASEASSIQSASVIKRPPRGPSSLGAVDDNLSQKLGRVTLSPPGDANSSRRSSATLAPPEDQNLSKRRSSGSLRTSLDLIRNSTKTRTGSGGSDTPPPPPPKDTKPHPPPVKVKRHRKPKRTHVLLPPPETPNIEALRPLFVAVVEPLLVVKPLSQ from the exons ATGGCTACACCAAACGTAGCATACGAGGCGCGCAAGCCCAAGAATCGTCCAGAGCGACCCCTACCCCCTCCTCCAAAAGAGGAGGCCGATGTGGCCTTGATCGACGCGTTCGATTCGTCACAACAGTACACGtccccgccctccccgccaaGCGGCCCAGTCACAGctcccccgccaccgcctgcagacgacgaggtcgagcactTGGATGGCGGCAACGGTGTCGAGGgcacgggcgacgaggctggGGCAAACGACGCGTCGACAGCGCCAAAGCGGGTCCGGCCCCCCGTGCCCAAGACGACGGCTGCGCATCTCAACCCATTCCACACGACCCTCCCCAGCAGTGACCTCACACCACCAACAATCCTCACGCCCCTCCGCGCCCATTACCTCAAGAAGACGCTCGTCAATCAGCAGATTGCGCATGAGCTCGGCCTGATCACCGACCCCATTCTTGGCGCAAatgccctcggcctcctggGATCGCCCTTTGTGATTCCAGAGTCGGCCAAGCAGGATGTGGTGGCACGTGTGGGCCAGGCTGGCGGCACTGGCCTTGAAGGTGGAATCGATCTGCCATTCCTGCGCTACATGTTTCACCAGTTCTTGCTGCCCTTCCCTttcctcgccaccgcgcccCCATCGTTCTGGTCACAAAAGGTTCAGCCCTTCCTGTCGAGCTTCCTGGCCACAACGGGCGTAGCGGCACACAGCACGCTTACCCAGGAGGACCAGGAGATCGCCGAGAGCCTAATGaccaaggacgagaagaaggaggccgaggacaggCGCAAGATGTGGAACAAGGTCGAAAagcacctcggcctcatgattggcgtcggcgtcaagctcACCTCCGGCGAGGAAGTGGTGCGTATCGGCCAGAGCGAGCTTCGTCGCATCGAAGAGGCGCAGGCAGCACGAAAACGCAAGTGGGCCGAGAAGCACGCGCACCAGGAGACCTTCACCTTTGACGTCAATGTCGTTGGAGTCCGCGTAGTCTCTGAGAAAGGCCGGATGCGCAGCAAGAGTCACGAG GAATTTATCATCCGCACGCAACGAACCGGCCATCACGACGTGTTCGTGTCTCGCCGATATGGTGACTTTCGTCGacttgccgaggagctgcgcgtcCTGTTCCCGGACGCACTCTTGCCCAACCCGCCACCCAAGGAcaagtcgtcggccgcccctccgcctccccagGCCGTTCAATCGTACTACTCCGCCTACAACCCCCTGCGCGTCATCTACGGTAGCAGCCCAATGCCTTCTGGTACCAGCACGCCCAGCAGAACAGATGGCACGTCTCAGGCTCTCCCCGATGCCCCGATCCCAGCCGCTCCACTCTCAAGAGAGAAGAACCGTCTCACTCTCCGCGCCTACATCCAGTCGATCCTCGCCATGCCTGAAATCGCCAACGCGCCGATCATGCGTTCTTTCCTTCTATCCAGCCCTACCGTTCTGACCCCACCTGAGGCAGCAGACATTCAGCGacgcctcgaggcggacgcTGTGCGTGAGGAGGGTCGAAGGCGGTTCCGCGAGGAGGCTGAGCGACGAGTTGAGGCACTTCGCGAGGGCCTGGCCCAGTTTAAGGGTGATGTCCTCACGAAGGAGGGAGGTTTGAAGAGCGTGTTTGAAGTCGTCagacgcgtcgagcttgtcgaggacCTGCCACCAGCAGAGAAGAGCGTGCTTGAGTGGGGCCGAATCTC cctcGCTGCCACCATCTTCCAGATCTACGTCGCGTCAGACACTGCGTCGGAATCATTGACGTCGCTCAAGCGACTCCACGGCATCATGCCATACTTTGTCCTCAAGGGCATTCTCAGGATCTCCAACCCCATGGCAATGATCCGCGGAGTGCTCGATCTCTTCTTGGCAAGGCCTTTCGGCGGTCAGAGCCTGCTTCAAAA GATGTTCTCACAGTCCTTGACTGAAGACGTGCGATACCTCGCAGAAGACATTCAGGCGGTTCAGGACAAGATTGACGATCCTGTCCTGTGCGAGAAGATTGAGCAGTATGTTTCGGCGCCTTTCGACATTCAGGAAATCTACCGACAGGATGCTG TCGCCGAGAACACGGAGCTTCTCGTCGTCATTCTGCGATCGGCAGAAACCCCAATCTTGTCTCGCCCTCAGATCCAGCGCgttgcgcgcgcgtcaaAGGCCTACAAGGAATATAAATCGTGGCAGGCGGACCTCagcgactcggacgacgacgagggcccAGACAATGACGACGCATGGCTGTTCGAGGACCTCAACATTCTTATGAAGCTCATGATGAGaaagaaggagaaggaggcgcTTGTTGCCTTGATCTTCGAG GGCGTgaccgccgagctgctcaaggacATCATCACCATCTTCTACTCGCCCCTTGCCACTGTTTACAAGGCAGCCAGCATTGCCGACTCTCTGGGCGACCTGCAGGCGTTCATCAACGACATGATCAAGACAGTTGACCAGGTGGAAGAGC TTTCGGCCGAGGACCCCCAGCGTACTGTCCAAACCTTTATCGACCTGGTGCAGCGCCACGAGCAGTCGTTCTACTCATTCGTGCACAATGTCCACTCCAAGGGTCAAGGTCTGTTTGACGCCCTCATGAGCTGGATCGAGTTATTCCTCTCGTATGCTCAGAAGGGCCTCCCACAACAGTTGGACCTCGAAGTGCTCCTCCCTCACAGCGGCCCTGAGCGAGTTGCTATCCTCAAggaagtcgacgaggtcgctcAGTACCACTACAAGCTCAAGGTGGCGCACGAGGAGAAGATTCGCCGCCGGTTCCAAGGTGGAGGCGCCGGGGACCAGCAGTCTGCCGAGGAGGCAGCACTCGTCAATTCGGTGCTGCAGAGTCTCAGCCTTGCCGAGAGCACTGTGGGATCGGCAGGAGAGATTGCcatggaggaggaagaggagaaTTGggatgaagacgacgaggacgacgacaccatTGATgacacggcgagcgaggccagCTCCATTCAGTCAGCGTCGGTGATCAAGCGGCCACCTCGTGGACCTTCCTCGCTCGGCGCTGTTGACGACAATCTCAGCCAGAAGCTCGGCCGGGTTACGCTGTCTCCTCCAGGCGACGCCAACAGTAGCAGAAGGAGCTCTGCAACCTTGGCACCGCCCGAGGACCAGAACCTGAGCAAGAGGAGGAGCTCTGGCTCGCTCCGCACCTCTCTCGACCTGATCCGCAACTCTACCAAGACTCGCACGGGCAGTGGTGGTAGCGAcacgcccccaccgccgcctcccaaGGACACCAAGCCTCACCCGCCACCTGTCAAGGTCAAGCGACACCGCAAGCCGAAGCGGACACACGTTTTGCTCCCACCTCCAGAGACGCCAAACATTGAGGCACTACGACCTCTGTTTGTGGCAGTT GTCGAGCCCCTACTCGTCGTCAAACCCCTTAGCCAGTAG
- the TFG1 gene encoding Transcription initiation factor IIF subunit alpha, whose protein sequence is MVDPAFFLKKKTRPGASRTPKPPAGSATAAGPSAPRRPPPPRPGAPPGRPAGPPKTDAVKAEVKDEANPNITAIPIYSAEPGSGLRYNFMRLNSTRDVDPSKIPAPILMNRKQPGPKQPPQFATDAEGKIIGRYVYDDQGKPVLDEDGKPVVEKRNEMDMSLVGTAPGQSGKRRGKRNIKEVFHQDVEVIKLRREEAHPWVLEAKNPSGDKPALPEHWVGRMRDGLTLPTVLLVNDGQNANFTMVPLGREYQFEPERPFKIMDADQANKYYEMQTKYKIHDRWGQRQEGAGPSGSPAPVKAEDMRRLEDRAQRLEWNIMSNKGTIPRAPVKRERFDDDYVRERRNIGRGLEGTADEELDFDVNEEFQDDEDSNTFYHNKEEDEEKKLQEERQKQEYRWANANVGDRPQIDGDDDDDDLFGDKLTSEGKRLRKMMRKRAHGEDEDLYESTDESDDDSDSEAEKEKEKDKDKAPGSAERPSRAGSRAGSRAPGERERSSGSPSRRLQPPTPDRAGSVPSGSGAAYLAKRAASRGASPRRSRAGSPLARGSSPEGGRSGSPLPNGRANSPGVSSSLARSGSPAPSQAAREGTPGAAGAPKPKSKSAKRKATSESPLRDTPTSTPGSSAPSKRKSAEDSASPGAPGTDGAGSSAPKKKKNRGGSSTPVPEVVPFPGMIEADKVLKWLLSQKDLSNIPMPSAIAAFTKQIQINTEENKKLFLRYIRQYTENGGQGALRVKSQYLP, encoded by the exons ATGGTCGACCCAGCCTTCTTCCTCAAGAAGAAGACCAGGCCAGGTGCATCCCGCACACCGAAGCCTCCTGCCGGGTctgcgactgctgctggACCTTCAgcccctcgtcggccaccaccccctcgtcctggcgcgccgccgggacGTCCTGCTGGCCCACCCAAGACTGACGCTGTCAAGGCAGAAGTCAAGGATGAGGCCAATCCAAACATCACCGCCATCCCGATCTACTCGGCCGAGCCAGGCTCTGGTCTGCGCTACAACTTTATGCGACTCAACTCGACGCGCGACGTTGACCCGTCCAAGATTCCCGCTCCCATTCTTATGAACCGCAAGCAGCCTGGTCCCAAGCAGCCTCCTCAGTTTGCTACCGACGCAGAGGGCAAGATCATTGGCCGCTACGTGTACGACGACCAGGGCAAGCCCGTTCTCGACGAAGACGGCAAGCCGGTCGTTGAGAAGAGGAACGAAATGGACATGTCGCTTGTTGGCACAGCCCCAGGCCAGTCTGGCAAGCGCCGCGGCAAGCGCAACATCAAGGAGGTGTTCCATCAAGACGTCGAGGTTATCAAACTCCGTCGCGAGGAGGCGCACCCTTGGGTCTTGGAAGCAAAGAATCCGTCGGGGGACAAGCCGGCTCTACCTGAGCACTGGGTGGGCCGCATGCGCGACGGCTTGACGCTACCCACCGTGCTTCTCGTCAACGACGGACAGAATGCGAACTTTACAATGGTCCCGCTCGGAAGGGAGTATCAGTTTGAGCCCGAGCGCCCATTCAAGATCATGGATGCCGACCAGGCCAACAAATAC TACGAGATGCAGACCAAGTACAAAATCCACGACCGATGGGGTCAGCGACAGGAGGGCGCGGGTCCCTCGGGTTCGCCGGCTCCTGTCAAGGCTGAGGACATGCGCCGGCTCGAGGACCGCGCACAGCGTCTCGAGTGGAACATTATGAGCAACAAGGGCACCATTCCTCGTGCTCCTGTCAAGCGCGAGCGtttcgacgacgactacgtccgcgagcgccgcaacATTGGCCGTGGCCTCGAGGGAACTGCAGACGAGGAACTTGACTTTGATGTCAACGAGGAGTTCCAGGATGACGAAGACAGCAACACCTTCTACCAcaacaaggaggaggacgaggagaagaagctgCAGGAG GAGCGTCAAAAGCAGGAGTACCGTTGGGCAAACGCCAATGTTGGCGACCGTCCCCAGATTGATGgggatgatgacgacgacgacttgttTGGCGACAAGTTGACGTCCGAGGGCAAGCGTCTGAGGAAGATGATGCGCAAGCGTGCGCAtggtgaggacgaggacttGTATGAGAGCACGGACGAGTCG GATGACGACAGCGATAGCGAAGCCGAGAAGGAAAAGGaaaaggacaaggacaaggctCCTGGATCGGCCGAGCGCCCGAGTCGTGCTGGGTCGAGGGCGGGCTCGCGTGCTCCAGGAGAACGCGAGCGTTCGTCTGGATCGCCCAGCCGTCGCCTCCAGCCTCCCACGCCCGACCGCGCCGGCTCTGTCCCCTCTGGATCCGGAGCTGCCTACTTGGCGAAGCGTGCCGCGTCTCGTGGTGCCAGCCCTCGGCGCAGCAGAGCCGGGTCGCCTCTTGCTCGGGGCTCCTCTCCCGAAGGCGGACGCAGTGGCAGCCCGTTACCCAACGGCCGTGCCAACTCGCCTGGTGTGTCGTCGTCCCTCGCTCGCAGTGGCTCGCCTGCGCCTTCGCAGGCTGCTCGTGAAGGCACTcccggtgccgccggcgcgcccaaACCCAAGTCCAAGTCtgccaagcgcaaggccacGTCCGAGTCACCGTTGCGTGACACACCCACCAGCACGCCCGGTTCTTCAGCCCCGTCGAAGCGCAAGTCTGCCGAGGACAGCGCATCGCCAGGTGCGCCTGGAACGGACGGTGCTGGAAGCTCTGCGccaaagaagaagaagaaccgcggcgggtcgtcgacgccagtGCCCGAGGTCGTGCCGTTCCCCGGCATGATCGAAGCCGACAAGGTTCTCAAGTGGCTCCTGTCCCAGAAGGACCTGTCCAACATCCCTATGCCCTCTGCCATTGCGGCCTTCACCAAGCAGATCCAGATCAACACTGAGGAGAACAAGAAGCTCTTCTTAAGATACATCAGGCAATACACGGAGAACGGGGGCCAAGGGGCGCTTCGCGTCAAGTCCCAGTACCTCCCATAA
- the TMC1 gene encoding AN1-type zinc finger protein TMC1, with protein sequence MPAKKRCQFRVIYNIPVSPTADAAPTTDGADAKPAMTANPTQCPSAALKIAGDCPHCSKVYCSAHRTPETHNCSGMQACRDAAFQANKERLERERTVASKIASS encoded by the exons AT GCCTGCCAAGAAGCGCTGCCAGTTCCGTGTCATCTACAACATCCCCGTGTCGCCCACGGcggacgccgcgcccaccaCCGATGGCGCAGACGCCAAGCCGGCCATGACTGCGAACCCGACCCAGTGCCCCTCGGCTGCGCTCAAGATTGCTGGCGACTGCCCCCACTGCAGCAAGGTCTACTGCAGTGCTCACCGCACCCCCGAGACACATAACTG CTCCGGCATGCAGGCCTGCCGTGATGCCGCGTTCCAGGCGAACAAGGAACGCCTTGAGCGGGAGCGTACCGTTGCCAGCAAGATTGCTAGCAGCTGA
- the RpL37a gene encoding putative 60S ribosomal protein L37-A — translation MGTLSATRTSNGGTPSFGKRHSKSHTLCRRCGNRSFHKQKHTCAQCGYPAAKLRSFEWGQKAKRRKTTGTGRAAHLKSVNRRFKNGFREGTSAKPKAAAASA, via the exons ATGGGCACCCTCAGCGCAACACGCACTTCCAACG GG GGTACTCCCTCTTT CGGTAAGCGTCACTCGAAGTCGCACAccctctgccgccgctgcggcaaCCGCTCGTTCCACAAGCAGAAGCACA CCTGTGCTCAGTGTGGTtaccccgccgccaagctccgcTCGTTCGAGTGGGGCCAGAAGGCCAAGCGCAGAAAGACCACCGGCACTGGCCGTGCCGCCCACCTCAAGTCGGTCAACCGTCGCTTCAAGAACGGTTTCCGTGAGGGCACCtcggccaagcccaaggctgccgccgcctcggcttAA